A single Musa acuminata AAA Group cultivar baxijiao chromosome BXJ2-1, Cavendish_Baxijiao_AAA, whole genome shotgun sequence DNA region contains:
- the LOC135598341 gene encoding protein ENHANCED DISEASE RESISTANCE 2-like isoform X1, translated as MAGPDCERDYSWIEKVKSGGSVPCLEPENCSNGWATPPGDKFMIRGPNYLSDKVKIPGGGYILKPLGFDWIKGPTKIGNLLSNTNHRVRRAIDDETARGNNPFVWAFNLQIPSKDNYSAIAYFVALEPIQDGILVDKFLKGDDTFRNSRLKLIANIVEGPWIVRTAVGEQAICILGRALSCKYMSESNYFEVDVDIGSSMVANAIVHLAFSYLTTLTVDLAFLIESQTQEELPEQILGAVRFSELNPDSAGLYELSSEVGSGSLQSSLPTRLWKSIGLGLPQLLHLGTQDFSSPISDNANGGLHSEADEKNNENW; from the coding sequence ATGGCTGGTCCTGATTGCGAGAGAGATTATTCATGGATAGAAAAAGTGAAATCTGGAGGTTCAGTTCCTTGCCTTGAACCAGAAAACTGCTCAAATGGTTGGGCCACTCCCCCAGGTGATAAATTCATGATTAGAGGCCCCAACTACCTCTCAGACAAGGTGAAAATACCTGGTGGTGGGTATATTCTAAAGCCTCTTGGATTTGATTGGATAAAAGGCCCCACAAAAATTGGCAACCTATTGAGCAACACAAACCACCGTGTAAGAAGAGCTATTGATGATGAAACTGCAAGAGGTAACAATCCCTTTGTTTGGGCCTTTAATCTACAAATTCCCTCCAAGGATAATTATAGTGCAATTGCATACTTTGTAGCACTTGAACCTATACAGGATGGTATTCTTGTGGACAAATTTTTGAAAGGTGATGACACATTTCGAAATTCTAGGCTTAAACTGATAGCTAATATAGTCGAGGGTCCTTGGATAGTTAGAACTGCTGTTGGCGAACAAGCTATCTGTATACTAGGAAGAGCTCTTTCTTGCAAGTACATGTCTGAATCGAACTACTTTGAGGTAGATGTGGATATTGGATCTTCAATGGTTGCAAATGCGATTGTTCACTTGGCATTTAGTTATCTGACAACACTAACTGTAGATTTAGCATTTCTTATCGAGAGTCAGACTCAAGAGGAACTTCCAGAGCAAATTCTTGGGGCTGTAAGGTTCTCAGAGCTAAATCCAGATTCAGCTGGCCTATATGAGCTGTCATCTGAAGTGGGTTCTGGAAGTCTGCAGTCATCTCTACCTACAAGATTGTGGAAATCAATTGGGCTTGGTTTACCTCAGCTGTTACACCTTGGGACTCAAGACTTCTCTTCCCCTATATCAGATAATGCCAATGGCGGTCTGCACTCAGAAGCTGATGAAAAGAACAATGAAAATTGGTAA
- the LOC135598341 gene encoding protein ENHANCED DISEASE RESISTANCE 2-like isoform X2, with amino-acid sequence MAGPDCERDYSWIEKVKSGGSVPCLEPENCSNGWATPPGDKFMIRGPNYLSDKVKIPGGGYILKPLGFDWIKGPTKIGNLLSNTNHRVRRAIDDETARGNNPFVWAFNLQIPSKDNYSAIAYFVALEPIQDGILVDKFLKGDDTFRNSRLKLIANIVEGPWIVRTAVGEQAICILGRALSCKYMSESNYFEVDVDIGSSMVANAIVHLAFSYLTTLTVDLAFLIESQTQEELPEQILGAVRFSELNPDSAGLYELSSEVGSGSLQSSLPTRLWKSIGLGLPQLLHLGTQDFSSPISDNANGGLHSEADEKNNEN; translated from the exons ATGGCTGGTCCTGATTGCGAGAGAGATTATTCATGGATAGAAAAAGTGAAATCTGGAGGTTCAGTTCCTTGCCTTGAACCAGAAAACTGCTCAAATGGTTGGGCCACTCCCCCAGGTGATAAATTCATGATTAGAGGCCCCAACTACCTCTCAGACAAGGTGAAAATACCTGGTGGTGGGTATATTCTAAAGCCTCTTGGATTTGATTGGATAAAAGGCCCCACAAAAATTGGCAACCTATTGAGCAACACAAACCACCGTGTAAGAAGAGCTATTGATGATGAAACTGCAAGAGGTAACAATCCCTTTGTTTGGGCCTTTAATCTACAAATTCCCTCCAAGGATAATTATAGTGCAATTGCATACTTTGTAGCACTTGAACCTATACAGGATGGTATTCTTGTGGACAAATTTTTGAAAGGTGATGACACATTTCGAAATTCTAGGCTTAAACTGATAGCTAATATAGTCGAGGGTCCTTGGATAGTTAGAACTGCTGTTGGCGAACAAGCTATCTGTATACTAGGAAGAGCTCTTTCTTGCAAGTACATGTCTGAATCGAACTACTTTGAGGTAGATGTGGATATTGGATCTTCAATGGTTGCAAATGCGATTGTTCACTTGGCATTTAGTTATCTGACAACACTAACTGTAGATTTAGCATTTCTTATCGAGAGTCAGACTCAAGAGGAACTTCCAGAGCAAATTCTTGGGGCTGTAAGGTTCTCAGAGCTAAATCCAGATTCAGCTGGCCTATATGAGCTGTCATCTGAAGTGGGTTCTGGAAGTCTGCAGTCATCTCTACCTACAAGATTGTGGAAATCAATTGGGCTTGGTTTACCTCAGCTGTTACACCTTGGGACTCAAGACTTCTCTTCCCCTATATCAGATAATGCCAATGGCGGTCTGCACTCAGAAGCTGATGAAAAGAACAATGAAAATTG A